In Lacrimispora indolis DSM 755, a genomic segment contains:
- a CDS encoding lysozyme inhibitor LprI family protein — translation MNKNRGIWIVIGSILVIGILITLATSSFVKSKENAGDSAGITGFSSSEIQDAPEEANAYGGAPELFSADIAVPQEAPAAGEEPMLRKNGPAAAAKAETAPENKSQPAEAGLRMKSAPVSDQTEPVPQETESSEEASIEETVMSPINPDTKNRTLNSAASSEGAAYYQKRLLDLDAQIKKMREESGDSNTYSMKALVDKELKLWNREQNTIYAAISEGLNEEDRKDLEISQQEWIKGRDAKAEEAAKRYSGGSLEELEYTASLTESTRARAYDLVAEYMDVLSSGEGQ, via the coding sequence ATGAATAAAAATAGAGGAATTTGGATTGTGATCGGAAGCATTCTGGTCATTGGGATTCTCATAACCCTTGCCACCTCCAGTTTTGTGAAAAGCAAGGAAAATGCTGGGGATTCTGCGGGAATCACCGGATTTTCAAGTTCTGAAATCCAGGATGCTCCTGAGGAAGCAAACGCCTACGGCGGAGCACCGGAATTGTTTTCCGCGGATATAGCAGTTCCCCAGGAAGCTCCTGCAGCGGGAGAGGAACCAATGCTTAGGAAAAACGGTCCGGCTGCTGCCGCAAAGGCTGAAACCGCTCCGGAAAATAAGTCTCAGCCGGCGGAAGCAGGACTGAGGATGAAAAGCGCTCCGGTTTCCGATCAGACAGAGCCTGTTCCTCAGGAGACCGAGAGTTCCGAAGAGGCTTCCATCGAAGAAACCGTCATGTCTCCCATAAATCCGGATACAAAAAACAGGACGCTTAACTCTGCTGCTTCTTCCGAGGGAGCCGCCTACTATCAGAAGCGTTTGCTGGATTTAGATGCCCAGATAAAAAAGATGCGGGAGGAATCAGGAGATTCCAATACCTATTCCATGAAGGCCCTGGTAGATAAAGAGCTAAAGCTTTGGAACAGGGAGCAGAATACCATTTATGCGGCTATTTCAGAAGGGCTTAACGAGGAAGACAGAAAAGACCTTGAAATCTCGCAGCAGGAATGGATCAAAGGCAGGGACGCAAAGGCAGAGGAGGCCGCTAAAAGGTACAGCGGCGGAAGCCTGGAAGAGCTTGAATACACCGCTTCTCTCACAGAGTCCACAAGGGCAAGGGCCTATGATCTGGTAGCGGAATATATGGATGTCCTATCCTCGGGAGAGGGACAGTAG
- the alaS gene encoding alanine--tRNA ligase — protein sequence MFLEFFESKGHLAMKSFSLVPHNDNSLLLINSGMAPLKPYFTGQEIPPRRRVTTCQKCIRTGDIENVGKTARHGTFFEMLGNFSFGDYFKDEAIHWSWEFLTDVVGLDPDRLYPSVYLEDDEAFEIWNKKIGIAPERIFRFGKADNFWEHGAGPCGPCSEIYYDRGEKYGCGKSDCTVGCDCDRYMEVWNNVFTQFENDGHGNYEELKQKNIDTGMGLERLAVVVQDVDSIFDVDTIKALLNRVAALARTEYKKDADVDVSLRLITDHIRSCTFMISDGIMPSNEGRGYVLRRLLRRAARHGRLLGIEGKFLADLSTTVIQLSKDGYPELEEKKAMILKVLTQEEDKFNKTIDQGLAILGELEEEMIKKNETILSGENAFKLYDTYGFPLDLTLEILEEKKFGVDEEGFKAAMQKQRETARNARKTTNYMGADVTVYQSIDPSITTEFIGYDKLTCESKILVLTSETDIVEALTDGETGTIVTEQTVFYGTMGGQQGDVGCIVTDKGEFKVEDSIHLQGGKVGHVGKMVKGMLQTGDVATLKVCEENRQNTGKNHSATHLLQKALRSVLGSHVEQAGSFVDGDKLRFDFTHFSAMTTEEIHQVETLVNEKIKESLPVKTEIMTLEEAKKSGAMALFGEKYGDTVRVVKMGDFSTELCGGTHINNTGVIGSFKILSETGIAAGVRRIEALTGDGLMLYYQETEKELHEAAKAAKTTPSALTAKIESLLEEIKSLHSENEKLKSRLAKDSLGNVMDQVKEVKGVKVLATKVLDVDMNGLRNLGDQLKDKLGDGVIVIASIQDDKVNLMAAVTEEAQKKGAHAGNLIKAIASLVGGGGGGRPNMAQAGGKNPAGVDACLEKVGEVVAEQLN from the coding sequence ATGTTCCTTGAATTTTTTGAAAGCAAGGGACATCTGGCTATGAAAAGCTTTTCCCTGGTTCCGCATAATGATAACAGCTTGTTGTTGATCAACTCGGGCATGGCTCCCCTTAAGCCATATTTCACTGGCCAGGAAATTCCGCCAAGAAGAAGGGTGACTACCTGTCAGAAGTGTATCCGGACAGGGGATATTGAGAACGTAGGCAAGACAGCCCGCCATGGCACCTTCTTTGAGATGCTGGGAAACTTTTCCTTTGGGGACTATTTTAAGGATGAGGCCATTCACTGGTCATGGGAGTTTTTGACCGATGTGGTCGGACTTGACCCGGACAGGCTGTATCCATCCGTATATCTGGAAGATGATGAAGCCTTCGAAATCTGGAATAAGAAAATCGGCATTGCCCCTGAACGCATTTTCCGCTTTGGAAAGGCAGATAATTTCTGGGAGCACGGTGCAGGCCCCTGCGGTCCCTGTTCTGAGATTTATTACGACAGGGGAGAAAAGTATGGCTGCGGAAAATCGGATTGTACCGTTGGCTGTGACTGCGACCGCTATATGGAAGTGTGGAATAACGTATTCACACAGTTCGAAAATGACGGCCATGGAAACTATGAAGAATTAAAGCAGAAAAACATTGATACAGGCATGGGATTGGAACGTCTGGCCGTAGTGGTCCAGGATGTGGATTCCATCTTTGATGTGGATACTATTAAAGCTCTTTTAAACCGGGTTGCCGCACTGGCCCGTACAGAGTATAAAAAGGATGCGGATGTGGATGTATCCCTTCGGCTGATCACCGACCATATCCGTTCCTGTACCTTTATGATCTCTGACGGTATCATGCCTTCCAATGAAGGAAGGGGCTACGTTCTCCGCCGCCTCTTAAGAAGAGCTGCCCGCCACGGAAGGCTTTTAGGCATTGAAGGAAAGTTTCTTGCAGACTTATCCACCACCGTGATTCAGCTGTCCAAGGACGGATATCCGGAGCTGGAAGAAAAGAAAGCCATGATTTTAAAGGTTCTGACCCAGGAAGAAGACAAGTTCAATAAGACCATTGACCAGGGTCTTGCCATTCTTGGGGAACTGGAAGAGGAAATGATAAAAAAGAATGAAACAATCCTTTCCGGTGAGAATGCTTTTAAATTATATGATACCTACGGGTTCCCACTTGATCTGACCTTGGAGATTCTGGAAGAGAAGAAATTCGGAGTGGATGAAGAAGGCTTTAAGGCTGCCATGCAAAAGCAGAGAGAAACCGCAAGAAACGCCAGAAAGACCACCAATTATATGGGCGCTGACGTCACCGTTTATCAGTCCATTGATCCGTCCATAACAACGGAGTTCATTGGTTATGATAAGCTGACCTGCGAATCTAAGATCCTTGTCCTCACCTCAGAGACAGACATAGTAGAAGCTCTTACTGATGGTGAAACGGGAACCATTGTGACAGAGCAGACTGTGTTTTATGGCACAATGGGCGGTCAACAGGGCGATGTAGGCTGTATCGTAACGGATAAAGGCGAATTCAAGGTGGAAGATTCCATCCATTTACAGGGCGGAAAGGTCGGCCATGTAGGCAAAATGGTAAAAGGTATGCTCCAGACCGGCGATGTGGCTACTTTAAAGGTCTGTGAAGAAAACCGTCAGAATACGGGGAAAAACCACAGCGCCACTCATCTTCTCCAGAAAGCCTTAAGATCGGTTCTGGGCAGCCATGTGGAGCAGGCCGGTTCCTTTGTTGACGGGGACAAGCTGCGTTTCGACTTCACCCATTTCTCAGCCATGACGACCGAGGAGATCCATCAGGTGGAAACTCTTGTAAATGAGAAGATCAAGGAATCCCTTCCTGTAAAAACGGAAATCATGACATTAGAGGAAGCAAAAAAATCCGGTGCTATGGCACTGTTTGGGGAAAAATACGGAGATACGGTCCGCGTAGTAAAAATGGGAGATTTCTCCACAGAGCTTTGCGGCGGTACCCATATTAACAATACGGGAGTTATCGGTTCTTTTAAGATCCTGTCCGAAACCGGCATTGCAGCCGGTGTCAGGAGAATTGAAGCCTTGACAGGAGACGGTCTGATGCTTTATTATCAGGAGACTGAAAAAGAGCTTCATGAGGCGGCAAAAGCTGCCAAGACAACGCCTTCAGCTCTGACAGCAAAAATTGAATCCCTCTTAGAAGAGATAAAGTCCCTGCATTCTGAAAATGAAAAATTAAAGAGCAGGCTTGCAAAGGACTCCCTTGGAAATGTTATGGATCAGGTAAAAGAGGTTAAGGGAGTAAAAGTCCTTGCCACAAAAGTCCTTGATGTGGATATGAACGGGCTCCGCAATCTGGGGGATCAGCTGAAAGATAAATTAGGTGACGGAGTCATTGTAATCGCCTCCATTCAGGATGATAAGGTGAACTTGATGGCAGCTGTTACGGAAGAAGCCCAGAAGAAGGGGGCCCATGCAGGCAACCTGATTAAAGCCATTGCTTCCTTGGTTGGCGGCGGAGGCGGCGGACGTCCCAATATGGCTCAGGCAGGCGGAAAAAATCCGGCAGGTGTGGATGCATGCCTTGAAAAAGTTGGGGAAGTTGTTGCAGAGCAGCTGAACTGA
- the rpsU gene encoding 30S ribosomal protein S21 codes for MSNVIVKDNETLDSALRRFKRNCAKAGIQQEIRKREHYEKPSVRRKKKSEAARKRKYN; via the coding sequence ATGTCAAATGTTATCGTTAAAGACAACGAGACCTTAGATAGTGCTTTACGCAGATTCAAAAGAAACTGTGCAAAAGCAGGTATCCAGCAGGAAATTCGTAAAAGAGAACATTACGAAAAACCAAGCGTAAGACGTAAGAAAAAGTCTGAAGCTGCAAGAAAACGTAAATATAACTAA
- a CDS encoding YabP/YqfC family sporulation protein, which produces MFEESKEKAASALKLPKDVVLGEVLVSFLGRHSVVIENYRSIILYTDCSIKLQAKNCRVVICGSRLMIEYYTNEEMKINGYIKSLEFE; this is translated from the coding sequence ATGTTTGAGGAATCAAAGGAAAAAGCAGCTTCCGCCTTAAAGCTTCCGAAGGATGTGGTTTTGGGAGAAGTGCTCGTATCTTTTCTGGGACGTCATAGCGTTGTAATAGAAAACTACCGTAGCATTATCCTGTATACAGACTGTTCCATCAAACTTCAGGCCAAAAACTGCCGTGTGGTCATCTGCGGAAGCAGGCTGATGATTGAGTATTACACCAATGAGGAGATGAAAATCAACGGTTATATAAAATCCCTGGAATTTGAATAA
- the yqfD gene encoding sporulation protein YqfD → MLAWLNHYLFGYLSIEMTGFSPERFLNMCSVHEIELWEVINAGHSYRLFMTVQGFRKIKPLVRKSKVRLRILKKFGLPFFLYRNKKRKLYAAGFMSFFLILYSLSLFIWDIEFEGNRMYTYDTLLKFCESEEIRYGMRKSKIDCDILEESFRSKFPEITWVSARVSGTRLLVKIKENEVLSEIPVKDETPCDIVAEKDGVITSMIVRSGVPMVSIGDTIEQGQVLVSGILPIIGDSEEVINTHYVRSDGDITARTEYQFTRQMPLFRKVDVETGKVRKGYYMKAFDLSFLLIRPRPEGTSWRQTMEEEQLHLFQNFYLPIYVGKITGREYISYERPYTEEEKKQLAEDMNERYKKNLLEKGVQILENHVKILDNESLCQVAIDFVTEEPVGRPEALKIQRTEEPEETNHSNERN, encoded by the coding sequence GTGCTTGCATGGCTGAATCATTATTTATTCGGTTATCTTTCCATAGAAATGACCGGCTTTTCCCCTGAGCGTTTTCTAAATATGTGCAGCGTACATGAAATTGAATTATGGGAAGTCATAAATGCCGGGCATTCCTATCGGCTTTTTATGACTGTACAAGGGTTTCGGAAAATAAAGCCTCTCGTCCGTAAATCGAAGGTCAGACTTAGGATTTTAAAAAAGTTTGGACTTCCTTTTTTTTTATACAGGAACAAAAAGCGGAAGCTGTATGCTGCCGGGTTTATGAGCTTTTTTCTGATTCTTTATTCTCTTTCCCTGTTCATCTGGGATATTGAATTTGAAGGCAACAGGATGTATACCTATGACACCCTTTTAAAATTCTGTGAATCAGAAGAAATCCGATATGGCATGAGAAAATCCAAAATTGATTGTGACATTCTGGAAGAATCCTTCCGAAGCAAGTTTCCTGAAATAACCTGGGTGTCGGCAAGGGTATCAGGAACACGCCTTTTGGTTAAAATAAAAGAAAATGAAGTGCTGTCGGAAATTCCTGTAAAGGATGAAACTCCCTGTGACATTGTGGCAGAAAAAGACGGAGTGATCACCTCCATGATCGTGCGCAGCGGCGTTCCAATGGTCTCCATAGGCGATACAATAGAACAGGGGCAGGTTCTGGTCAGCGGCATTCTTCCCATTATCGGAGACAGTGAAGAGGTGATCAACACCCACTATGTGCGCTCTGATGGAGATATAACGGCCAGAACGGAATATCAATTCACAAGACAAATGCCCCTTTTTCGGAAAGTGGACGTGGAGACAGGAAAGGTCAGGAAAGGATATTATATGAAGGCTTTCGATTTATCCTTTCTTCTCATAAGGCCCAGACCAGAAGGAACTTCATGGAGACAGACCATGGAAGAAGAGCAGCTTCATTTATTTCAGAATTTCTATCTCCCCATTTATGTTGGTAAAATAACAGGGAGAGAATACATATCCTACGAGCGCCCTTACACAGAGGAAGAGAAAAAACAGCTGGCTGAGGATATGAACGAAAGGTACAAAAAAAATTTATTGGAAAAAGGGGTACAAATTCTGGAAAATCATGTTAAAATACTAGATAATGAATCTTTATGCCAGGTTGCCATAGATTTTGTGACCGAGGAGCCTGTTGGCAGGCCGGAGGCGCTGAAGATACAAAGAACAGAGGAACCGGAGGAGACAAATCATTCAAATGAGCGTAATTGA
- a CDS encoding PhoH family protein codes for MSVIETIIDIPAEHEKNVCGQFDSYLKKIERTLHVTMIGRDGALKIIGPEQMVQKAKSVFSNLIELSKRGNAITEQNVDYALSLSFSENDSQILEIDKDIICRTITGKPVKPKTLGQKQYVDQIRKKMVVFGIGPAGTGKTYLAMAMAIQAFKNGEVNRIILTRPAIEAGEKLGFLPGDLQSKIDPYLRPLYDALYQIMGAESYLHNAEKGLIEVAPLAYMRGRTLDNAYIILDEAQNTTPAQMKMFLTRIGFGSKVIVTGDQTQKDLPSGAASGLDMAIRILKRIDDIGFCHLTSSDVVRHPLVQKIVQAYDDYESKKKPAERKAKAIGGRKARYDD; via the coding sequence ATGAGCGTAATTGAGACAATCATAGACATCCCAGCTGAACACGAGAAAAATGTTTGCGGACAGTTTGACAGTTACTTAAAGAAAATAGAACGGACCCTTCATGTTACCATGATCGGACGGGATGGGGCCCTTAAGATCATAGGACCGGAACAGATGGTCCAGAAAGCAAAAAGCGTATTTAGTAACCTGATTGAGCTTTCCAAGCGTGGGAATGCCATTACAGAGCAAAATGTAGATTATGCCCTCTCTCTGTCATTTTCTGAAAACGACAGCCAGATCCTGGAAATCGACAAGGACATTATCTGCAGGACCATCACCGGAAAGCCGGTAAAGCCCAAGACCCTTGGGCAAAAGCAGTATGTGGATCAGATCAGAAAAAAAATGGTCGTGTTCGGCATCGGGCCTGCCGGAACAGGCAAGACCTACCTTGCCATGGCAATGGCCATCCAGGCTTTTAAAAACGGGGAGGTAAACCGGATCATCCTGACCAGGCCTGCCATAGAGGCAGGTGAAAAGCTGGGCTTTCTTCCAGGAGATTTGCAAAGTAAAATAGATCCTTACTTAAGGCCCTTATATGACGCCCTTTATCAGATCATGGGAGCGGAGAGCTATCTTCACAACGCAGAAAAAGGCTTGATTGAGGTAGCTCCTCTGGCTTACATGAGAGGCCGTACCCTTGACAATGCCTATATTATCCTTGATGAAGCCCAGAACACCACACCGGCTCAGATGAAGATGTTCCTCACCAGAATCGGCTTTGGATCAAAGGTGATCGTAACAGGCGACCAGACGCAAAAGGACCTGCCTTCCGGAGCCGCGTCAGGACTTGACATGGCAATCCGCATATTAAAGAGAATTGATGACATTGGTTTCTGCCATTTGACCAGCAGCGACGTAGTTCGTCATCCTCTGGTACAGAAGATTGTACAGGCTTATGATGATTATGAATCAAAGAAAAAGCCGGCTGAACGAAAGGCAAAAGCCATTGGCGGCAGAAAGGCACGTTATGACGATTAA
- the ybeY gene encoding rRNA maturation RNase YbeY has protein sequence MTINIEYEAEKKLDIPYEDIIKRVVEDSLDYENCPYEAEVNVLITGNEDIRQINQEYRNIDSPTDVLSFPMVDYERPSDFERLEETGDDCFHPESGELLLGDIVISVDKIEEQAEKYGHSQIRELAFLVAHSMLHLCGYDHMEDEERLIMEKKQEEILSLGGYTR, from the coding sequence ATGACGATTAATATTGAATATGAGGCGGAAAAAAAGCTGGACATCCCATATGAAGATATTATTAAAAGGGTGGTGGAGGATTCGCTGGATTATGAAAACTGCCCTTATGAAGCTGAGGTCAATGTACTCATTACCGGCAACGAAGATATCCGCCAGATCAATCAGGAATACCGGAATATAGACAGCCCAACGGATGTCCTTTCCTTTCCGATGGTTGATTATGAAAGACCTTCTGATTTTGAGCGTCTGGAAGAGACGGGAGATGACTGCTTTCACCCGGAATCAGGAGAACTTTTGCTGGGAGATATTGTAATATCTGTAGATAAGATAGAAGAACAGGCAGAAAAATACGGTCATTCCCAAATAAGGGAACTTGCTTTTTTAGTCGCTCACAGCATGCTTCATCTGTGCGGCTATGATCACATGGAAGACGAAGAGCGTTTGATCATGGAAAAGAAGCAGGAGGAAATCTTAAGCCTGGGAGGATATACGAGATGA
- a CDS encoding DUF3048 domain-containing protein: protein MMKRVWLGFAGIIVSAVFLFGCSKKYEEVWVSEQSVETSGAGETKEIKISSTTEAADGPEANSGEYYTFEERTEKDGKIRSYLTGEMVSTAIGNRRPVAVMMSNDKEALPQYGINRAGVVYEAPAEGGMNRYMAIMENYDDLDRIGSVRSCRTYYTYFAREFDAIYAHYGQSTFAKPYLANVDNINGLDAIGTVAYFRTKDRKSPHNAYTSGERLSKAILQLGYTESYDTSYHGHYRFAKDGRKVTLEGANSVSDAYKVYPGYVLNKPWFEYHEDDGLYYRYQYGAPHKGDEGQIKVKNIILQYCPSAHYATTEYLNINVQDDSYGCYVTEGRSIPIKWTKEGEFGPTHYYDMENNEIILNQGKTWVCIISAQDSPNVKLYGKE, encoded by the coding sequence ATGATGAAAAGGGTATGGTTAGGGTTCGCCGGTATCATTGTTTCTGCCGTTTTTTTATTCGGCTGCAGTAAAAAATATGAGGAGGTATGGGTCTCGGAACAATCTGTGGAAACCTCCGGGGCTGGGGAAACAAAAGAAATCAAGATCAGCAGCACCACAGAAGCGGCCGATGGGCCGGAGGCGAATTCCGGTGAATACTATACCTTTGAAGAGCGCACCGAAAAGGACGGGAAGATACGAAGCTATCTTACCGGGGAGATGGTCAGCACTGCCATCGGGAACCGGAGGCCGGTGGCAGTCATGATGAGCAATGACAAAGAGGCTCTTCCCCAATATGGAATCAACCGGGCAGGGGTGGTTTATGAAGCGCCGGCAGAAGGGGGAATGAACCGCTACATGGCTATCATGGAAAATTACGATGATCTGGACCGGATCGGTTCCGTTAGAAGCTGCCGCACCTACTATACATATTTTGCCCGTGAATTTGATGCTATTTATGCCCACTACGGTCAAAGCACCTTTGCAAAGCCTTATCTGGCCAATGTGGATAACATCAATGGGCTGGATGCCATCGGCACGGTGGCCTATTTTCGTACCAAGGACCGGAAATCCCCCCATAACGCCTATACCAGCGGAGAGCGGTTAAGCAAAGCCATCCTGCAGCTTGGTTACACGGAATCCTATGATACGTCCTACCACGGCCACTACCGCTTTGCAAAAGACGGCCGTAAGGTGACTCTTGAAGGAGCAAACAGTGTCAGCGATGCTTATAAGGTTTATCCGGGTTATGTGCTCAACAAGCCCTGGTTTGAATATCACGAGGATGACGGGCTTTACTACCGGTACCAGTATGGGGCCCCCCACAAGGGAGATGAAGGACAGATCAAGGTTAAGAACATCATCCTGCAGTACTGCCCTTCCGCCCATTATGCAACGACAGAGTATCTAAACATCAACGTACAGGATGACTCTTATGGCTGTTACGTGACGGAAGGCCGTTCCATCCCCATAAAGTGGACTAAGGAAGGAGAGTTCGGCCCAACACATTATTACGACATGGAGAATAACGAGATTATCCTGAACCAGGGAAAAACCTGGGTGTGCATTATTTCCGCACAGGATTCTCCCAATGTGAAATTATATGGAAAAGAATAG
- a CDS encoding putative polysaccharide biosynthesis protein has protein sequence MEKNRTSRKPTKKGASNFLIQGVILAVAGIIVRVIGMFYRIPLADILGNEGNGYYSSAFTIYSLLLIISSYSLPTAVSKMIATRLARKEYRNSVRVLKVALFYGTVAGGLGAAVLWFGADIFASRFLKMPYTFYALKTLAPTIWVIAYLGVFRGYFQGIGTMLPTAISQVLEQIVNAVISVYAASRLFQAGIKSNLVHGSTEYSFALGAAGGTIGTGAGAVAALLFLLFILFSYLPIVKKQARRDRTRRRESYGELSGALFMTVFPIVLSSVAYNISTVIDNSIYGNGMTAMGMGASEIASNWGVTGKYQLLFNIPVAIANSLSSALIPSLSRAMAEGQRGQLKSKVSMVIRFSMLIAIPATVGLTVLAGPICNLLFSRNDNSALIKMMIYGSSAVVFFSLSTVTNGVLQGINRMQVPLRNAVISLILHVIILCVMLFGFKMGIYSVVYSNILFAFTMCILNGAAIRRFLNYRQEMKKTFILPILASGVMGAAAYGTYFLVHLTLKRNVFGVLSAIAVAVVVYGILLLKLRCVDESELLSVPGGKKLVRIARKFHLL, from the coding sequence ATGGAAAAGAATAGGACAAGCAGAAAACCAACAAAGAAGGGAGCCTCCAATTTCCTGATCCAGGGCGTTATCCTTGCGGTGGCAGGGATCATCGTCCGGGTCATTGGCATGTTTTACCGTATTCCTCTTGCAGATATTTTGGGGAATGAAGGAAACGGTTATTACAGCTCTGCATTTACGATTTATTCCCTTCTTCTGATCATATCCTCCTACAGCCTGCCTACGGCGGTGTCCAAGATGATTGCCACCAGGCTGGCCAGAAAGGAATACCGCAACTCCGTCAGGGTGTTAAAGGTTGCCCTGTTTTACGGAACCGTGGCAGGAGGGCTGGGAGCCGCTGTGCTCTGGTTTGGAGCAGATATATTTGCCAGCCGTTTCTTAAAAATGCCTTATACCTTCTATGCCTTAAAAACCCTGGCTCCTACCATCTGGGTGATCGCCTATCTTGGGGTGTTCCGCGGCTATTTCCAGGGAATCGGAACCATGCTTCCCACAGCCATATCCCAGGTGCTGGAGCAGATCGTCAATGCGGTCATCAGCGTCTATGCGGCCTCAAGGCTGTTTCAGGCAGGGATTAAGTCCAATCTGGTTCATGGGTCCACAGAATACTCCTTTGCCCTTGGAGCGGCGGGAGGGACCATTGGAACAGGGGCAGGGGCTGTGGCTGCCCTGCTGTTTCTCCTGTTTATTTTATTCAGCTATTTGCCGATCGTAAAAAAGCAGGCAAGAAGGGACAGGACAAGACGCCGGGAATCCTATGGGGAGCTTTCCGGCGCCCTTTTCATGACAGTCTTTCCCATAGTATTAAGCAGTGTGGCATATAACATCAGCACGGTTATCGACAACAGCATTTATGGGAACGGTATGACGGCCATGGGAATGGGAGCTTCGGAGATCGCTTCCAACTGGGGCGTTACAGGGAAGTACCAGCTTCTTTTTAACATTCCGGTGGCAATTGCCAATTCCCTTTCCTCCGCCCTCATCCCCTCTCTTTCCAGGGCAATGGCAGAAGGGCAGAGGGGGCAGTTAAAAAGCAAGGTCTCCATGGTGATCCGTTTTTCCATGCTCATTGCCATACCGGCTACGGTGGGCCTTACTGTTCTGGCAGGGCCCATCTGCAATCTGTTGTTCAGCAGAAATGACAACTCAGCCCTTATTAAGATGATGATATACGGATCCTCGGCAGTGGTATTTTTCTCTCTTTCCACAGTGACCAACGGAGTGCTCCAGGGAATCAACCGGATGCAGGTTCCCTTAAGAAATGCGGTCATTTCCCTGATCCTCCACGTGATAATTCTGTGTGTCATGCTTTTTGGATTTAAGATGGGGATCTACAGCGTGGTGTATTCCAACATCCTGTTTGCGTTTACCATGTGTATTTTAAACGGGGCTGCGATACGAAGATTTTTAAATTACAGGCAGGAAATGAAGAAAACATTTATTCTTCCAATCCTGGCTTCCGGGGTCATGGGAGCGGCTGCTTACGGCACCTATTTCCTGGTGCATTTGACCTTAAAGCGCAATGTGTTTGGTGTACTTTCCGCCATAGCAGTGGCTGTGGTGGTTTATGGGATTCTCCTTTTAAAACTGCGCTGTGTGGACGAATCGGAGCTTTTAAGCGTGCCGGGAGGGAAGAAGCTGGTGCGCATTGCAAGAAAATTCCATCTTTTGTGA